From one Triticum urartu cultivar G1812 chromosome 3, Tu2.1, whole genome shotgun sequence genomic stretch:
- the LOC125549182 gene encoding CASP-like protein 5B3 — MKRVVGSPGTWSGMALRLSQCVFAAASVFSLVSGFGYSNYGAFFYLILALILQLMWSSRLAYKDIFSLRNKKDLHTRDNLLFIVTVDWVVAIFMFSGSCASASPTILFLWDVNLCNAYSRLACRQFALSVVLAFITWLLQAASSFSGFWLLISFF, encoded by the exons ATGAAGCGCGTCGTGGGGAGCCCGGGGACATGGAGCGGCATGGCGCTGCGGCTGTCGCAGTGCGTcttcgccgccgcctccgtcttCTCGTTGGTCTCCGGCTTCGGCTACTCCAACTACGGCGCCTTCTT TTACTTGATTCTAGCGTTGATCCTGCAGCTTATGTGGAGTTCGCGCCTTGCTTATAAGGATATCTTTTCTCTAAGGAATAAAAAGGATCTTCACACCCGGGATAATCTATTGTTCATTGTTACAGTTGACTGG GTCGTGGCGATTTTCATGTTCTCCGGATCCTGTGCCTCCGCAAGCCCGACAATTTTATTCCTGTGGGATGTGAACTTATGCAACGCATATTCGCGGCTGGCCTGCCGGCAGTTCGCGCTTTCGGTCGTCCTGGCGTTCATCACATGGCTGCTGCAAGCTGCATCTTCTTTCTCGGGGTTCTGGCTACTGATTTCGTTCTTCTAG